One segment of Castanea sativa cultivar Marrone di Chiusa Pesio chromosome 3, ASM4071231v1 DNA contains the following:
- the LOC142627795 gene encoding putative aldo-keto reductase 1 isoform X2, with protein sequence MSLTGAYTSPLSEEDGIAVIKHAFSKGITFFDSADIYGPHINEILFGKALKQLPREKIQIATKFGIQTREYPNVKVNGSPEYVRSSCEASLKRLDVEYIDLYYQHRVDTKVPIEETVGELKKLVEEGKIKYIGLSEPSPDTIRRAHAVHPITALQMEWSLWTRDIEDEIIPLCRELGIGLVPYSPLGRGFFAGKGVVESLAANSFLNMHPRFQGENLVKNKAIFNRIEGLARKHQCTPAQLSLAWVLQQGDDIVPIPGTTKIRNLDNNIGSLKVKLTEEDLKEISDAVPIEEVAGGISIQNMDHLRWQYGNTPPKN encoded by the exons ATGAGCCTGACTGGAGCCTACACCTCTCCTCTCTCCGAGGAAGATGGAATTGCAGTTATAAAGCATGCTTTCAGTAAGGGGATCACTTTCTTTGATTCAGCTGATATTTATGGACCCCATATTAATGAAATTCTGTTTGGGAAG GCCTTGAAGCAGTTGCCAagagaaaaaattcaaatagcCACCAAATTTGGCATCCAAACACGGGAATATCCTAATGTAAAAGTAAATGGTAGCCCTGAGTATGTTCGCTCAAGCTGTGAGGCTAGCTTGAAGCGTCTTGATGTGGAATACATTGATCTGTATTATCAGCATCGGGTAGACACAAAAGTGCCCATTGAAGAAACT GTCGGTGAACTTAAGAAACTGGTAGAAGAGGGAAAAATCAAGTATATTGGTCTATCTGAACCCAGCCCAGATACAATAAGGAGGGCACATGCTGTGCATCCCATCACAGCTTTGCAAATGGAGTGGTCTCTCTGGACTCGTGATATTGAAGATGAAATAATTCCACTTTGCAG GGAGCTTGGCATTGGACTAGTTCCATACAGTCCTCTTGGTCGTGGTTTTTTCGCTGGCAAAGGAGTTGTGGAAAGTTTGGCTGCAAATAGCTTTTTG AACATGCACCCTCGGTTTCAAGGAGAAAATTTGGTCAAGAACAAGGCCATTTTTAATCGAATAGAAGGACTTGCTAGAAAGCACCAATGCACTCCTGCTCAACTTTCACTTGCATGGGTTCTCCAACAAGGAGATGATATTGTACCCATACCTG GGACAACTAAGATCAGGAACCTGGATAACAATATTGGCTCTTTGAAGGTGAAACTTACAGAAGAAGACCTCAAAGAGATATCTGATGCTGTACCAATAGAAGAGGTAGCTGGTGGTATAAGCATTCAAAACATGGATCATCTTCGATGGCAGTATGGCAACACTCctccaaaaaattaa
- the LOC142628563 gene encoding uncharacterized protein LOC142628563 — MALIIEEIWKARNLKLVQHYQPILSKAKMNVNAKFHELSKVYSLLIHPNLATTDPPTWIPPPTDHIKSNVVAALDSSKSALAVVAWNYKGDVLFIWGKVHHLCPPLQAEASALLWAVQLVTQQHWRSVIFERDAKTHFDALNHPERASNWILDTLNSNIRNLSSFFRLVPFAGLRNSNSAAHEAARFALKSSHPFCFSNGNLPPSIESICKGDVASCFSL; from the coding sequence ATGGCCCTTATTATTGAGGAGATCTGGAAGGCAAGAAACCTTAAGCTTGTTCAACATTATCAACCCATTTTGTCCAAGGCCAAGATGAATGTTAATGCGAAGTTTCACGAGTTATCAAAGGTATACTCCCTTCTCATCCATCCCAATCTAGCAACAACAGACCCTCCCACTTGGATTCCTCCCCCTACAGATCACATCAAAAGTAATGTGGTTGCTGCTCTTGACTCTTCCAAATCTGCCTTAGCTGTGGTAGCTTGGAATTACAAGGGAGATGTGTTATTCATTTGGGGCAAAGTCCACCATCTCTGTCCCCCATTGCAAGCAGAGGCATCAGCCTTACTGTGGGCAGTCCAACTCGTAACCCAACAACATTGGAGATCAGTCATTTTTGAGAGAGACGCAAAAACGCACTTCGATGCGTTGAACCATCCTGAGCGGGCCTCTAATTGGATTCTAGACACTCTCAACAGCAATATTCGTaacttgtcttctttttttcgtCTTGTACCTTTTGCTGGGTTAAGAAACAGCAATTCTGCAGCCCATGAAGCTGCAAGATTCGCTTTGAAATCATCCCACccattttgtttttctaatgGTAATCTCCCACCTTCCATTGAGTCAATTTGTAAGGGAGATGTCGCctcttgtttttctctttag
- the LOC142628562 gene encoding putative mitochondrial protein AtMg00310 yields MYLGAPMFLSRSPSEDFKFLLDKVEAKLSGWRSRCLSWAGRCTFINSLTQTIPNYPLSSFSILAKLCDKLDAFSRRFWWKPKSKEGRFSSWKKWDKLCKPKCAGGLGFKKTREVNATLLAKLSWMVASGNQSIYMEVLRAKYKVKEDWLRANSRKSSSPTWKAIERAKILIEKGACFLLEDGKFIDVWANPWVPWIEDFKPTPRIEDYYQLPIKAHHLLDHTSNAWNEDMVKEVFESVAAQAILTIPIPHSPRQDKLIWLPDSKGAFFVRSVH; encoded by the coding sequence ATGTACCTTGGAGCACCAATGTTCTTGTCCAGATCACCATCCGAagatttcaagtttttgttagACAAAGTGGAAGCAAAACTCTCAGGATGGAGAAGTAGATGCCTCTCCTGGGCAGGTAGATGCACTTTTATAAACTCTTTAACTCAGACCATTCCCAACTACCCTTTGTCCTCCTTTAGCATCCTTGCCAAACTTTGTGACAAACTTGATGCTTTCTCTAGAAGGTTCTGGTGGAAACCTAAATCGAAAGAAGGAAGATTTTCTTCCTGGAAAAAGTGGGACAAGTTGTGTAAACCCAAATGTGCAGGAGGTCTCGGCTTCAAAAAAACTAGAGAAGTTAATGCTACACTTCTAGCTAAGTTATCATGGATGGTTGCCTCTGGTAATCAAAGCATCTATATGGAGGTTTTGAGAGCGAAGTATAAAGTCAAAGAAGATTGGCTTAGAGCAAATTCGAGAAAATCATCCTCCCCCACCTGGAAAGCAATTGAAAGAGCTAAGATTTTGATTGAAAAGGGAGCATGTTTCCTTTTGGAAGATGGCAAATTTATCGATGTATGGGCTAATCCTTGGGTGCCTTGGATCGAAGACTTTAAACCAACGCCGAGAATTGAAGACTACTATCAGCTCCCCATCAAAGCTCATCATCTATTAGATCATACCTCAAATGCATGGAATGAAGATATGGTAAAAGAAGTCTTTGAATCAGTGGCTGCTCAAGCCATCCTTACCATACCTATCCCACACTCCCCTAGGCAAGACAAGCTCATTTGGTTGCCTGATTCTAAAGGAGCCTTCTTTGTTAGATCAGTTCATTGA
- the LOC142627795 gene encoding putative aldo-keto reductase 1 isoform X1: MAEGNEFQIPRVKLGNQGLEVSKLGFGCMSLTGAYTSPLSEEDGIAVIKHAFSKGITFFDSADIYGPHINEILFGKALKQLPREKIQIATKFGIQTREYPNVKVNGSPEYVRSSCEASLKRLDVEYIDLYYQHRVDTKVPIEETVGELKKLVEEGKIKYIGLSEPSPDTIRRAHAVHPITALQMEWSLWTRDIEDEIIPLCRELGIGLVPYSPLGRGFFAGKGVVESLAANSFLNMHPRFQGENLVKNKAIFNRIEGLARKHQCTPAQLSLAWVLQQGDDIVPIPGTTKIRNLDNNIGSLKVKLTEEDLKEISDAVPIEEVAGGISIQNMDHLRWQYGNTPPKN; this comes from the exons ATGGCTGAAGGGAACGAATTCCAAATTCCAAGGGTGAAACTGGGCAATCAAGGACTTGAG GTCTCAAAGTTGGGGTTTGGATGTATGAGCCTGACTGGAGCCTACACCTCTCCTCTCTCCGAGGAAGATGGAATTGCAGTTATAAAGCATGCTTTCAGTAAGGGGATCACTTTCTTTGATTCAGCTGATATTTATGGACCCCATATTAATGAAATTCTGTTTGGGAAG GCCTTGAAGCAGTTGCCAagagaaaaaattcaaatagcCACCAAATTTGGCATCCAAACACGGGAATATCCTAATGTAAAAGTAAATGGTAGCCCTGAGTATGTTCGCTCAAGCTGTGAGGCTAGCTTGAAGCGTCTTGATGTGGAATACATTGATCTGTATTATCAGCATCGGGTAGACACAAAAGTGCCCATTGAAGAAACT GTCGGTGAACTTAAGAAACTGGTAGAAGAGGGAAAAATCAAGTATATTGGTCTATCTGAACCCAGCCCAGATACAATAAGGAGGGCACATGCTGTGCATCCCATCACAGCTTTGCAAATGGAGTGGTCTCTCTGGACTCGTGATATTGAAGATGAAATAATTCCACTTTGCAG GGAGCTTGGCATTGGACTAGTTCCATACAGTCCTCTTGGTCGTGGTTTTTTCGCTGGCAAAGGAGTTGTGGAAAGTTTGGCTGCAAATAGCTTTTTG AACATGCACCCTCGGTTTCAAGGAGAAAATTTGGTCAAGAACAAGGCCATTTTTAATCGAATAGAAGGACTTGCTAGAAAGCACCAATGCACTCCTGCTCAACTTTCACTTGCATGGGTTCTCCAACAAGGAGATGATATTGTACCCATACCTG GGACAACTAAGATCAGGAACCTGGATAACAATATTGGCTCTTTGAAGGTGAAACTTACAGAAGAAGACCTCAAAGAGATATCTGATGCTGTACCAATAGAAGAGGTAGCTGGTGGTATAAGCATTCAAAACATGGATCATCTTCGATGGCAGTATGGCAACACTCctccaaaaaattaa